A single Euwallacea fornicatus isolate EFF26 unplaced genomic scaffold, ASM4011564v1 scaffold_95, whole genome shotgun sequence DNA region contains:
- the LOC136350064 gene encoding uncharacterized protein: MWELIQSIKTSKNIQDGSSQTISDMSTHKDTLSTGSIFDIEDRDLVIIFDEESESSKLIQELSDTNIELAKLINKGDMIYHRMYMLRQHDSLICEDEPDIFINKVEEQADRFIVEIKYCRTRSLPPRAKSRGHVCEPLWETGTSRQLRRQVEVLSRDTIEKWLKEQEYEKAEKMMHDAEVQTEIQSEGNVKEQGIQTDTGEGLTQIEGVDTYQKFKEIMDKNWEENIYENTEIKIGNPLETKMTTVKVVMTEKGDKNMERGIQRLYKKRYPELLEGDENYEVLEQTTNYKNAKQKMGQKLIRIELSGREEDLWEQMERMKKDTEGDEWVAMHKINEINIDMFRKMVETILHGTKTHAVIYTNNQQRIQDGEKTNGERGKGINKEVLEDNKQKKTYAIVLNKVEDEEIKETIRKIRESVKGTGANKEIQGLRTTKDGNILVEMGKKLEGANEIKKAIEEATKLKTRIMGPN, encoded by the exons TAGCAAGAATATACAAGATGGGAGTTCTCAAACCATATCTGATATGTCTACACACAAGGATACCTTATCGACAG GTAGTATATTTGATATTGAAGATAGAGACctagtaattatttttgacgAAGAAAGTGAATCAAGTAAATTGATACAAGAACTCAGTGATACTAACATTGAACTGGCGAAACTAATCAATAAAGGAGATATGATTTATCATAGGATGTACATGCTCAGACAGCACGACTCACTAATTTGTGAAGATGAACCTGACATAT ttatcaATAAGGTTGAAGAGCAGGCtgacaggtttatcgtggagataaagtactgtcgaacgaggtcgctaccaccaagGGCGAAATCGAGGGGCCATGTGTGCGAGCCTTTGTGGGAAACAGGGACTAGCAG GCAACTGCGAAGGCAAGTGGAAGTGCTAAGCAGGGACACCAtagaaaaatggttaaaagAACAAGAGTACGAAAAGGCAGAGAAAATGATGCATGATGCGGAGGTGCAAACGGAGATTCAATCGGAGGGTAATGTAAAGGAACAGGGTATACAAACGGATACAGGGGAGGGATTAACGCAAATAGAAGGGGTAGATACTTACcaaaaattcaaggaaataatggataaaaattgggaggaaaatatatatgaaaatacagaaattaaaatagGGAATCctttggaaacaaaaatgaCAACGGTCAAAGTGGTGATGACGGAAAAAGGAGACAAAAATATGGAGAGGGGAATTCAACGACTGTATAAGAAAAGATACCCGGAGCTGTTGGAAGGAGATGAAAATTACGAAGTGTTAGAGCAGacaacaaattataaaaatgcaaaacagAAAATGGGGCAAAAATTGATTAGGATCGAACTAAGTGGGAGGGAGGAGGATTTATGGGAACAAATGGAAAGGATGAAAAAGGATACGGAGGGGGACGAGTGGGTGGCCAtgcataaaataaatgaaataaatatagatATGTTCAGGAAAATGGTGGAGACAATTTTACACGGGACAAAAACGCATGCGGTGATTTACACAAACAACCAACAAAGGATTCAGGACGGGGAAAAAACAAATGGGGAGAGGGGCAAAGGGATAAATAAGGAAGTACTCGAGGACaataaacaaaagaaaacataCGCTATTGTGCTAAATAAAGTGGAGGACGAGGAAATTAAGGAAACAATCAGGAAAATCAGGGAATCGGTCAAGGGAACGGGGGCAAATAAGGAAATACAGGGCTTGAGAACAACTAAGGACGGAAATATTTTGGTGGAGATGGGGAAAAAATTGGAAGGGGCAAACGAAATCAAAAAGGCAATTGAGGAAGCAACAAAACTAAAAACCAGAATAATGGGGCCAAACTAG